The Aequorivita sublithincola DSM 14238 genome window below encodes:
- a CDS encoding sensor histidine kinase — MKPLLLYLLLICFGNGVLSAQQYQFKNYKVEEGLVSNETLDMLQDSKHRIWVSTVSGISCFDGQNFTNYTIENGLASNVCFSIFEDSKERIWVGTFNKGISFIENGKVINIESEKFKNLGIVTSFLEGEDGAIYIFCVGGAAKYIDGKITVLIDSILTPEFSDFEDVAWYDNNTIYIATTGKGIFKMTLNPFKIENIYNQENGINNICYSVVVDKNKNIWVGAYGELYKIVNETLTKYKFKPEDFDKNRIHNIHLENEDQLYLSLEGNGLGIFNKKTGDLELINESKGLPTNYIYRTIKDTEGNFWMTSYGEGIIRFRDTSFKVYKKELGLPAKSAYAATYWNNEMILATDNGLLAISENKEVKTLVKDTQVKNIFVTPANTLLFTTNGDVRELSTNGSQKLIDKGYYNLLYKDEKYTFLFETERIKVLSKDATYFIKTNRSIAIVPIEDRYILCKVSGLFQTNGIKVDTIPGLNRSEHFNFRSIDPVSKNEVIAGSESKIYYIKLDDGQFQTKIYDMKRFKNLKSFKALKVDNNDLWLAGRDLFMKVDLGNLLKNDTVIAKTYKTIPNFLKNEVDFNSLFVTKDDKVLASSLDGLLVFDETAYVPLTKPPKIDLGGVHLFSEPLIDSLYRTKKGIMLPYEKNYLSFSMQAITFTYPENVYYKYRMKGLRDGDEWSQPTKDPNVVFSYLPPGAYVFEFTADNGDGLWQQNPYEYSFTITVPFWRTWIFWASVISFSTLLFFFIYYYRNKAEKKRNEAYTHNLIQGQEEERIRVARELHDSVGQKLMLLAKKTKSTGNPEMEFLATNTLEELRTISRGLHPANLERLGPTAAIINLINEVDNNTNIFFTHEIEDIDTLLSRDASLHLYRIIQEVLNNMVKHAEAKAATVTIEKKKNTIEATISDNGKGFENSEKIRTSASLGMKTLLERAKILHSKIDIKSQINKGTTVTLTIPI, encoded by the coding sequence ATGAAACCACTATTACTCTACTTATTACTTATATGTTTTGGCAATGGTGTGTTAAGTGCGCAACAATACCAATTTAAAAATTACAAGGTAGAAGAAGGTTTGGTGAGTAATGAAACCTTAGACATGCTACAAGATAGCAAACATAGAATATGGGTATCTACCGTTAGTGGCATAAGTTGTTTTGATGGCCAAAATTTTACAAACTATACTATAGAAAATGGACTAGCCTCCAATGTTTGCTTTAGTATTTTTGAAGACTCCAAAGAACGTATTTGGGTAGGAACCTTCAATAAAGGGATAAGCTTTATTGAAAACGGGAAAGTAATTAATATTGAAAGTGAAAAATTTAAAAACTTAGGAATTGTTACAAGTTTTTTAGAAGGTGAAGATGGTGCCATATATATATTTTGTGTTGGTGGCGCTGCTAAGTACATTGATGGAAAAATTACTGTTCTAATAGATAGTATTCTTACACCAGAGTTTAGTGATTTTGAAGATGTTGCGTGGTACGATAACAATACAATTTATATCGCGACAACCGGAAAAGGAATTTTTAAAATGACTTTAAATCCTTTTAAAATTGAAAATATCTATAATCAAGAAAATGGCATTAATAACATCTGTTATTCAGTGGTTGTGGATAAAAACAAAAACATTTGGGTGGGAGCATATGGCGAACTTTATAAAATTGTAAATGAAACTCTTACCAAATACAAATTTAAACCAGAAGATTTTGATAAAAATCGCATACACAACATCCACTTAGAAAATGAAGACCAACTATATTTAAGTTTAGAAGGGAATGGCTTAGGAATTTTTAATAAAAAAACCGGAGATCTAGAATTAATAAACGAAAGTAAAGGCCTTCCAACTAATTATATATATAGAACTATAAAAGATACGGAGGGTAATTTCTGGATGACAAGTTACGGTGAAGGCATTATACGTTTTCGGGATACTTCTTTCAAAGTTTATAAAAAAGAGCTTGGCCTACCCGCAAAATCTGCATATGCCGCAACGTACTGGAATAATGAAATGATTTTGGCCACAGATAATGGGTTGCTCGCCATTTCAGAAAACAAAGAAGTAAAGACCTTAGTAAAAGACACTCAGGTAAAGAATATTTTTGTTACTCCTGCCAATACATTACTTTTTACCACAAATGGAGACGTTAGGGAACTGTCTACAAATGGTTCGCAAAAATTGATTGATAAAGGATACTACAATCTGCTCTATAAAGATGAAAAATATACGTTTCTTTTTGAAACTGAAAGAATAAAAGTATTATCAAAAGACGCTACATACTTTATAAAAACAAATCGTTCTATTGCCATTGTGCCTATTGAAGATCGCTATATACTTTGTAAAGTTTCTGGGCTATTCCAAACAAATGGAATAAAAGTAGATACCATTCCAGGATTAAATCGCTCAGAACATTTCAATTTTAGGAGCATTGATCCAGTTAGCAAAAATGAGGTTATCGCGGGAAGTGAAAGTAAGATTTATTATATTAAATTAGATGACGGTCAATTTCAAACAAAAATTTATGATATGAAGCGTTTTAAAAACTTAAAAAGTTTTAAAGCGCTTAAGGTAGATAACAATGACTTGTGGCTAGCTGGCAGAGATTTATTCATGAAAGTAGATCTCGGTAATTTACTAAAGAACGACACTGTAATTGCCAAAACCTATAAAACCATTCCAAATTTTTTAAAAAATGAAGTGGATTTTAATTCACTTTTTGTCACTAAAGATGATAAAGTACTCGCATCTTCATTAGACGGTTTATTAGTATTTGATGAAACAGCTTATGTGCCTCTCACTAAGCCACCAAAAATTGATTTAGGAGGTGTTCACCTATTTTCAGAACCCTTAATTGATAGTCTTTATAGAACAAAAAAGGGAATAATGTTACCCTATGAAAAAAACTATTTAAGTTTTTCAATGCAGGCAATCACTTTCACCTACCCAGAAAATGTATATTACAAATACCGAATGAAGGGACTTCGGGATGGCGACGAATGGTCCCAACCTACAAAAGACCCAAATGTGGTATTTTCTTATCTACCTCCTGGAGCTTACGTTTTTGAGTTTACCGCAGACAATGGAGACGGCTTATGGCAACAAAACCCTTATGAATATTCATTTACTATAACCGTTCCCTTTTGGCGTACTTGGATATTTTGGGCTTCTGTAATTTCCTTTAGCACGCTGTTATTTTTCTTTATTTATTATTACAGAAACAAAGCAGAAAAAAAACGAAACGAAGCTTATACACACAACCTAATTCAAGGACAAGAAGAAGAGCGAATCCGCGTGGCTCGCGAATTACACGACAGCGTAGGACAAAAATTAATGCTCCTAGCCAAGAAAACCAAAAGTACTGGCAATCCTGAGATGGAATTTCTGGCCACCAATACTTTGGAAGAATTACGAACCATCTCCCGCGGACTTCATCCCGCAAACCTGGAGCGATTAGGGCCAACCGCCGCCATTATAAACCTGATTAATGAAGTGGATAACAACACAAACATATTTTTCACTCACGAAATTGAAGACATAGATACTTTGTTAAGTAGGGATGCGTCCTTACATTTGTATAGAATAATTCAAGAAGTTTTGAATAATATGGTAAAACACGCTGAAGCCAAAGCAGCTACAGTTACTATTGAAAAAAAGAAAAACACCATCGAAGCAACTATCTCCGACAACGGAAAAGGCTTTGAAAATTCTGAAAAAATAAGAACCAGTGCAAGCCTAGGTATGAAAACCTTGTTGGAACGGGCAAAAATTTTACATTCAAAAATTGATATAAAAAGTCAAATAAATAAAGGAACCACAGTAACACTTACTATCCCCATATAG